GCCAACAACTTTTGGCCCTGCAAAGAGTTCACATGGGAGGGCTGTGTTGTACAGACAGAACTCGGCATGCAGAGACGCCTTTGCTCAACCTGCTTCTGGCATGACCTGCTCAAAACCAGCGGTCGAACCCCACCACTGCTTACTTTAGAAGGCCATGCTGCAGCAGATTGTCTCACCTTCAGAAACAGGCCTATTCCTAAAAGCAGACTTGAAGTTTCATGCATCCTCTATGATCAAGACAAATATCTTTATGCAGCACACAAAGCCAGCCTTTCAAGGAAAGCCCTTGGTCTGGACCAAAGTGGTCCAGGATGGACTCAAGGTCACATCTCTGCTCCGAGGAAGTTACGGGACACCAGAGACTCACATCCCTGCTGGTTCTCACTCTCAAATGTGCAAGCAGAGCGAGGCCACAAGGCCCTCCAGAAGATGAAGAGCAACACAAACCCTTCCactggagggagagagaaaggctTCTCTCCAAAATGAGCTGCAGCCAAGTGGCAGAAAGCATCGAGGCAGGTGGCACTGTGGGGGAAACTGCTGGTGCAGTTCAGTAGGCTAAAAAGCTTCCCATGCAACGGCAACCTCGCAGCGCACCACTATCGATCCTGGAGCTGAAGGTCTCCGGTGGAAGGTCCATACCTTGCCTTCAGCAGAGAACAATGTCTAAATGCATGGGAAAAGCTGGAAGTGAAATATCAAAGGTGGCTTTAACTCCAATTTTCACCAGGACCACAGGCTAAGGTTGGTAACTCCCACCTACTGGGGCCTGGGAGACCCTCTGGTAAGAAGCTGGGCTGCTGGAGAGGATTCAAAGAACGACAAGAAATGACCCAGCCTAGAAAACCTCATGCACCTGTATGTCCTTCAGCCACAACAGTCTGGAGAGCATCACCTACTTGGCCCCACATTTAAACACCGAGCAAGATGGAGCATAACCAGGAACAGTAATGAAAGTGAAATGCTTGCACCTCAGCTTCATTCTGCTGAGCACTTCAGGTGCATCCAGTTGTTTCTAAAAATCTATGATCAACCACCCAGCCCCTCCTAAATCACTGTTGCTGGTACAGTTTCCTGACACGAAAGCAGCCTCTGAAACAATCGATGCCAACCTGACACCCCAAATTTCCAACTGCCTGTATGTGCTGTCTGAGGGCAAACAATAAAATCCTGCAGAGGATTTTCACCACCTTCTAAAGTCATGGGGCACAACGGGGAAAAACTGCATGCTTCCAAACTAAGATTTAATGTTCACCTTCAGCAAGTGCGTCCTTTTGCGAAGAGTTCTCAGTCATCAACTGTTTCTGTCTCAACAGCACAACCTGCTGGCTCACCCCAGCTCCTTGGGAACCATCCTGCACCCATCCAGCAAGAGGTAGATGACCCGGGTGGGCCACAACGGCCAGACCGGGGTCTTACAGACATACAACACTGCTGCAGAAGCTACTGGACAGTAAGGAAACTTGTCCTGTACAGGCAAAGCGAGACAGATGCCTGCAAGCACAACACCACTCTGCAAATACACTGTCTAAAAAGAGCGGATACAGCTGCTCTTCCAGAGGCTTTACCCCATGTGACGCATTCCTCCTAGAGATGCTCCTCAACTGCAGCCCCACGATCGTCCAAGAAGAAGTAAACCAAGTAAATCAGTACTTTGTCATTGTAGAGTTTATTTTATCCAGCTTACAATCATCAACAGAAAGTTCCTCCCACCTCCCAGATCCCGGCGCTCCTCCGAGAAGCTGGGCTACCCGAGAGGATCCAAGGAACAACCCAGATTGGAAAACCTGGTGTATCTGAATCTATTGAAGCCAAAGAAAGATCAGGAGGTGACATGAACACTGCCTGCACACACGGCAGCAGCGCAGGTGCTTGGACAAGGACCTGGGCCCAAGATGAGAAATGCAAGACAAGAGATAAAATGcgttcaaaagaaacaaaaggcagagctgctttGAAGGGGGACAGTTGGCTGGTTGCTAGATGTACCGATGCTTTATCACTTAAGATCTTCAAATGAAAAGGCAGTGTCTCTGCTCAGTGCTACTGGAACCAACAATGAAATTTGGGGTGAAACCAAACGTCCCGTATCACCAGGAGGTCATACCACAGTACAGCAACCATCGTTTCTCAGACAGCCTTATTAGCgcagcttttccttccttaaaaacaaatttaccCAGATTTAGAAACAGATTGTTTACATCGTAAAGCAGCTAAACCCACAGCCCCATTGCAAACCAAATGGTTCATTCCTCCCTGTTTCATGTGAGTTTGcagcattctcttctccctcttgcACCTGCATCCTCAGAGAGAGTTTAACTAGCACCTTCAAGGTCTTcatttgcctttgaaaaagaaattacctGCTTAACAACCACAACCCAGCAGAACCTTCCCCTCACCCATTTGGGGTGAGGAGGATGTCACTCGCAAGTCGAAAATGTCTCCAAATTCATTTTAACAGCCTCTTGTTGCCAAACAGAAACGTTTAAGGAAAGATTTCTCTCTGCTCAAGAAAGGCTCATGTGCTGCAACCACAGCAAAGCAATGTGCTGTCAGGAGAGCAAGTCGTTGATACCACCTTTGCTGAAGAAAGATGCATGCAAGAGGCAGGAATTCTTCTGTAGATTTAAAAGAATGCCTAAGATCCAgtatcagaaaagcaaacagagaacGTTACTTCAGGAACAAGCCTTAAGTACCCAGAAATCGCCTCTGACTCGCACAGCTCTGCACTGGCCAGTGGCAACTGGAAAGCCTGAGCTCACCTGCATTTCCCAGAGTATtccctgccagcacagccccacgTGAAGCCTGGGAGAGGATGAAATGAGGATGTCccagggttgttcagcctggagaagagaaggctccagggagaccttagagcagcttccagtgctgaaagggactccaggaaagcttaggagggactttttccaagggcctggagtgatgggatgagggggagggatggctataaattggaagggggaagatttaggttagacattaggaagaaattcttcacgatgagggtggggaggccctagcccaggttgcccagagaagtcgtggctgccccatccctggagatgttcaaggccaggttggatggggcttggagcaacctgatccagtggcaggtgtccctgcccatggctaggggtggaattggatgagctctgaggtcccttccaacccaaaccattccatgcttcTATTACCCAATGGAAAGTGATCCCAAGGAATGTGCACTAGGTACACTGGCTTTTGGCTCTCATAGGGCAACTTCATAGCATAAGGCAATCGCTCCTTTTCCAGCAGTTAAAAACAGCGCAAGCGAGCAGCCACCCTCCTGCTCTCTGCCCAAAATACCATGAGGCCAAGAGCACAAAACCAGAATGCGGATCCAGAAAGGTTCTGCCAAATATTCCATCGCTTGCCCTAAAACACTACCACTGAGCTTGGAGGCTTAAAGCTTGGAGGCTCTCCATGTGCTGCTGGAGGTGACAGGTTTGGGATACACCAACCAGGCGAAATCCCCGACCATAAGCACGTGTGGGAATCGGAGCAGGGCTGGACAAAAAGCACATATGCTTTATGAAAGGACTCGTTAATGAGAGCTGCATGTTGTTAAGGACAGTTGGAACATATCACTGAACAAGCAAATATTAAGGATACAACAGAATGAGGAAACTACACAGCACAATCCAGCTTTTCTGGGAACCCAATTGGCAGGAATAACAGAATCAcggaacggtttgggttggaagtgacctcaaagcccctccagttccaatgccctgccatgggcagggatacacCCCAACTGCATCAGGGGctcgaagccccatccagcctggccttgaacccctccagggatggggcagccaccactgctctggggtacctgggccagggcctccccactctcagtgtgaagaatttcttcctaatgtccaatcttccccctttcaatttaaagtcATACTCCCTCCTCCTGTCACTTAaggtccttgtaaaaagtccctccccagctttcctggagtccctttcagcactggaagatgctctaaggtctccccacagccttctcttctccaggctgaacaaccacaactctctcagcctgtcctcgtatgggaggtgctccagcccatggatcatctctgtggcctcctctagacccattccaacagctccatgtccttcctgtgctgaggactccagaactggacacagagctccaggttgggtctcaacagagcggagcagaggggtagaatctcctcccttgccctgctggtcccactgttctttggatgcagcccaggacaaggttggtttctgggctgtgagtgcaccttgccggctcatgtggagcttctcatcccccagcaccccaggtccttcttctcagggctgctccaaatCACATTATCCCCCAGACTGCATTAGAACCACGGAATCAAGATGTTTCAATCCTCCTGCAGTTCCCGATTGCCAAATTCACCAATCCACCAACCTCTGAGCCAAGAAGTTGCATTTGAGGTCTTGTTCCAAAGGAAGAAACCAGGAAAAGCTACTGGAACAATTACGTGTGAAACCCTAAATTTGAAACAGATGCCTCCAGAGCGGCTCAAACCCAAGAGTGGCCTCGCTCCCAGCTTGTCCACTAGTCGTGCTCATGTGCTGAAAAGCACATGCAGATGTTGGGAGACAGAGGAAAACGGGCACAGGGACCTGGCTTTGCATCCTGTTTGAATTAGGAGAGAATGTGTCTGTGTGATACAACTGGAGAACTTTCCTCTTCAGAGCtgaccttttcctttcctgttcaTTTCTAACTTGCTCTTCAAGATCTAGCAGAATCCAGGGAATGCTGGTGTCCTGAGGAAAGGCCGTACTGAGTTCTTAcctaaaatgcatttataaagtAAGCTGAATATGATACTTTTTAAGCATAATTTGCATCTATACTAGATCAGCAAATCCTCACGCTGCTGTTCCTTGATGGGCATTAAATCAAAACATCCTATAAAATCACAGCAATATGGAACATTATGGTAACAAATGGAAGACAGAGCCAAAAGCTCCGTCAACACCatctccctgctctgctttcagctcAGTCGGCCAAGGACTACAAAGTGCCCACACTCGCTCCATGTTCAAGTCATCCTACTTTGCCTTCAAGGTGACTTCAGGCATCGACCCCTCCACACCCAAAAGTGATTTTTGCTCCTGGCCAAGCATGAAAGAGTCAAGCAGCCGATTCTGCCTGGAATTCTACAAAATTTAGGATTTTAGGGTTGGCAGTAGCTACTGCAACCATCTCAATCATTGCTGTAACAAGGTCAACTCTCAGCTCTCACAAGAAACCCAAGCTCCCGATGAGCATTCATTTCACAGTGATTCCAGGGAAAAACCCACTGCGAGGCCAAAGGCTTTGAAAAAGCCATATTTTTGCACGTCTAAAGGACTGCTTCAACAAAGGCCCTGGTGGTTGGGATCCTGGATGTGCAAAAGCTCTGTGACAGCATGCCGGGTGCAGGGCACCAGGCAGGACTGATGTGGAAGGGCTGTTCCTCGCTCGGCAGGTGGCCCAAGGACATCCAGCCTGGGAATGGCTCCAGGCATGGGACAGCACAGAGGTGGGATGTAGACACTCCTGCTTCCAGCCAGACCTTCCAGACAGGTGTTACAGCACTGAAGAGTCGTCTGACCCGACTTCCAGCGTGTTGATCCAGAAACATCTAACAAGTCTGCCAAGAGCTGCTCCTGGAGCCACCGCAAGGTGACAAATGCCTTGCTCTCCTTTATTCCCTCTGCACTGTGTGAAGGGAGCATGGTGTGGGGCCTCTTTCAAGCTTAAACATTCCATGGGCAAAGACATATCCAAGCACCACTTCTtaagggaaagaggaggataTGGGTCTGCAAGAAGCTCACCAGCAGCTGGGACAACGGGCTCTTCCAGCCGCCACCAAAATGCTTGctttggccccaaaacagccaCAATCCACCACCAGCTCCATCCAAAATCATCACCAAAAACCCAGCAGCTAGCTCTGGGCTGCTTTAATAGCGAGACTTCTCCTCACTGCCTGCTCCATGTCCCCCACAGTGCTAACCGCTGCAGAGTCCGGGGCAGCGGCCTCTGTAACCACCCTGTGAGCTCCCCCAGCAAGCCAGAACCATCGCAATTTTGCAGACAAAGCCAAACCATCTCAAGCAGCTTTTCTATCATGCAGCAGCCTCTGGTAAAGCCCAGAGTTTTGCAGAACTATTTAACCAATAAGCGTCTCAAAAGCCTCTCAGGAAAAAAGGAACTTGAAGGGGTTTTGAGGCACAGCAACATTCCTCTCAAAAAATACTTGGATGCATTCAAGGGAAACATGTCCCTGAGCAGCAAACACACGGGGTCAGCAACACGGCACaaggaaaatacattaataaacGAAATCAACTTCATTTTGACCACGTACTCTCGGGGACGAAGGTTGTTCTAATTAACAGGGATTGAAGGTGGAGTATCACATTCCCGAGCATCCTCCATCCTAATGGGTCACAAAGTGGGTAATAAAAGCCAGAGGGTGCACGGAATGTTTTAATTCACCCTTCCAAGCTTCACTCACGTTTATAAACGGAAACTCTGCAGCAATTCCCACCCACCCACATTCCCACCAAATATCTCTTCATAATAGCAGGACACACGGAGCGGCTGCTCCTAAGGTGGACATCAAAcccagccttttccttttccccagggAATGATGCAAGTGTAAAGATCCCTCTATAAACCTGGTGCCAGAGGAAACACCGCTGCTTAATGCAGTTCAGTTACCAAAGAGGCAGCTGAGAGCATAGCAGACTCTGGTGCGAGGCGGGGAAGACGCTGTGCCCTGTAAAGCAACTCCAGAGCAAAGGAGGGAGCCACGAATGCAAGAGAGCAACCAGAGCCCAAGCTACTCCTCATTACTGGAATAATTGGCAGCCCCTTTTTCCTGGGAGGGGTTTAGGGAGCAGCTTGTGCCACCCCTCACAGCCAGAAGATGCTGGAGGACAGGTAAGGGGAGCAAGTCAGCCTGCCCCAGCCAAAGTGCTCACCATACAGCAGGCCAAAGGAGGCAACCCAGGGGAGAAGATGCAGCTGGGGGCTGTCCATGCGAAGGGACACAAACACCTAGAAAATTGTGTCCTGCCCCATTCAGGGCCAAAAGGTGCTGCTGCATCAGGAGGAACCGAGTGGCTGAACCCAAGCAATGCAGTGCCCAGGTCTGAATGATGCTGCTGGAGGGTGCAGGTGTGAGGGCTGAACCCACAGGATGTGGCGCCCAGCCTGCTCAGGTTTGGGAGACGCcagctgggtgctgcagggacCCAGGAGGCTGAGCCCAAGGACAGGTGCCCCACACTCAGGGCCAGGGGctgcactgagccctggggacacagggaccccAACCCAGAGCATGGGGGGACCccacgaagctggtgaaggggctggagaacaaatcttaagAGAAGCTGAGGGACCCGGgtgtgtttagcctggaaaaaggAGGTTGACAaaagacctcatcactctctacaaccacctgaaaggaggttgtagagaaagtgggtgctgggcttttctcccaagtgacaggcaataagatgagaggaaatagcctcaagttgcaccaggacaggttcagattggTCATCAGGAAAAATGACCTCACAGAAAAGATTCTCGGGCACTAgaatggctgcccagggacatggtggagtcaccatccctggaggtgtttagaagccaggtggatgaggtgctcagggatggtgcagtagtggacagggacagttaggcttgatgatctcaaagtcttttccaaccaagtgattctatgcCCAGAGCTCAGGACGACCCCAGGGGATGCAGAAGCCCCCCGCCCAGCGGATGCTCCGGTAAGCGGCTTCCTGGGGAGACCCCACCGGGAcaccgccccccccgcccctgcAGGCAGGCGGGCGGCTGAGCCCGGCCCCCCCGCTCCCCCGCGGGTACCTTGATGCGCTCtcggcactgggagggggtgcGCTCGTAGCCCAGCTCGGCCAGGGCGCGGGAAACGCGCTCGTACATGGCGGGCCCGGGGGCTTTGCTGCCGAAGACGGTGCCGGCGCCCTCCAGCTGCTGGTACCGCGCCTCCACCAGCCGCTCGTTGCCCCAGACGGCAATCAGCGCGTTGGTCTCGGCCGGCGTCCAGGACATCCCGCGGCacgcggcggcggcggcagcggcggcggcgccgcccGGCGAGAAGGAAACGGAGGGCGAGGCCCCGCCGCGGCCCGCGGCTCCGCCGCCCCCCAGCCCGGCCCCGCCGGCCGCCGGCCCCGCGCCGAGCGGGGAGGCGCCGCTGGGCGTGGACGGGTCCGACAGGCTGCGGTTGCCGTCGCTCAGCGCGCCCGGCGAACCCGGCGAGAGCACCTCCATCTTGGGGATCTTGAGCGGCGGCTCGGCGGCCGGGAGCTGCGAGGAGCCGCAGGACGCCGCCATATTGCAGGTGCCGGGCCGAGCGGGCGGAAGTGACGCGCACACCCGGCGGGAGGGGTTTCCGGCGGGGCtcgggcaggggctgcaggagggggcgtggccatcggagggggcgtggccacctGATACTTCAGAAGTATGTGGGGTGGGCGGGACCGCTGGTTTGGGGCGTGGCCAGTTGCTATGGAGGCGTGTCGGCGAATGGGGTGTGGCCAAGGGAGACAGGGAGGAGCTGTGGGCGTGGCCATAAGGAGTGACCATGCGACATGGGGACGTGGTTGAGGATGGGGGCGCGGCCATGCGATACGGGGGCGTAACCAAGATGTGGGCGTGGCAGGGGCTATACCGGTAGCTTGTGCTTAGCTGGGCGGGGCCAAGGGTGGGGGCGGGGCCACCGGGGGTGGTGCAGAGTCGATGTGGGCGCGGCCAGGCTGTGATGGGGGTCTGCCACGGATGGGGGCCATAGTTGGGCGCGGCCAGGCAATGCGGTGCGTGCAGGGATTGGGGCGCGGCCATTGAGGGGGCGTGACCGGGGGCATGGCCGTGCAAAGCTGGGGGCAGGGCTTAGGAGCCACGGAGTGGAAGGGGTCACGGGGGCGTGACCAATTGAGAGGGCGTGGCTTGTCGATGGGGCGGGTCACTGTGTGGGCGGAGCTTCGAGTGGGCGGGGCACAACGACCCCGCGGGCAGAGACCCGGTCTAGTCCATAGGgcccatagagcccatagggacccGGAACCACAGAGCATATACAGCCCATAGGGCCAgggccccatagagccccaaGGGCCTACCAGGACAGCGACCTATAGGGACAGGAGCCcatagaccccatagagcccatagggacTGGGACCCCTGGGGATAGGGACCCATAGACCTcatagagcccatagggacAGGGCCCCATAGTGCCCATAGGGCCTATCGGGACAGGGACCCATAGGACAGGAACCcatagaccccatagagcccatagagcccatagggacTGGGACCGCTGGGGATAGGGATAcatagaccccatagagcccatagggacagggccccatagagcccatagggCCCACAGGGACGGGGACTCATAAACCCCATAGAGCCAACAGGGATCAGaacccatagagcccatagagcccatagggacAGGGACCCATAGGAACAGGCCCCCATAAACTCCATAGAGCCCATAGGGGCAGGGACTTATAGAGCCCATGGAGCCCATAGGGACTGGCACCCTTAGGGCCAGGGACCCATAGAGCCTATAGACCCATAGATAGGGACAGGGCCCATAAACCCGATAGAGCCTGTAGGGACCAGGACCCATGGGGACAGGGCCCTGTAGACTGCACAGAGTCCATAGGGACAGGGCCCTATAGACCCCATGGGGCGCACACGGACCCATATGTGCATGGCTCCATAGGGACAGGGCTCCACAGACCCAATAGACTCCATAGGAAGAGGGACCCATAGGGCCAGGGCTCTATAGACCCAATAGAGCTCATTGGTCCAGGGCCCCCCATGCCCAGGGACAGTATGAGACCTCTGGGGACAGAGATGCCCAAACCCCTCTTAATGGTTTGGACTGCCTGCCCCCCGGGcctcagcacccccagctcTGAGGCTCAGCACCTACAccctggggctcagcacccctTAAACCTGGGGCTGAGCACCCCCCAAacctggggctcagcacccttGCCTTGCCTCTGATCATCCCTCAAACCTGGGGCTGAGCACCCCCCATCTACCGGGGCTGAGCATCCCCCACCCTGAGGCTCAGAGCCTCTGCCTTGAGTTGGAgcacacccctgccatgaggCTGAGCACCCTCAGACATCGGGGCTCCCCTTCTTTTCAGGGACCCCGCACCCCTCTTTCCCCCAAATTCCAGACTGGATGGGACCCTGGGTCTCAGCACCCTTACCTTGGGTCTGACCATCCCTCAAACCTGGGCCTGAGCACCCCCCATTTTCTGAGGCTGCGCACCCCCAAAcctggggctcagcacctcTCATTCACCGAGGCTgagcacccccaaacctggggctcagcacctcTCATTCACCGAGGCTGAGCACCCCCAAATCTGGGGGTTAATGCCCCCCATTTACCGAGGCTGAGCACCCCCAAAGCTGgggctcaggaaccccccaaacctggggctcagcacccctcATTTACTGGGGCTGAGCACCCCCAGACCTCAGGGTTCCCCTCGTTTGGggtctccccttcccccccgcccctAATTAGCAGGGTTGGGAGCAGGGGGGTCCTGATTGATGGGGGTCGGCGGGAACCCCGCTGCGTCCCCACTCCCCCCCGGGGCGGTGGATGGGTTGGGGGGTCCTTGGGGTGTCCCCAAGCATTGGCATCACCCACCCTGCCTCGTTAATTAAACGCTTTAATTAGGGCCGTGTTGATTAAACAAACGGGGGGAGGCTGGAGGGGGTGCAGCACATCTGGCCGGGAGCAATCAGGGGCCGTAATTACCCCCGCCTAATTACGGGGATTAGGGGCTGGCGGCGGGCAGTGACCCCCCCGGGGGGCGGGGACGGCGGCTCTTTGTCCCCTCCGCCCGTCCCCGAGCGGGGACACGGCTGCcggggtccccaaaggggtcCTTGATGCtggggtccccaaagggggACACTGCTTCTAGGGGTACCAAAAGGGGGACCCTGCTTCTaggggtccccaaagggggTCCTTGCTTCTAGGGGTCCCCAAAGGGGATCTTTGCTGCTGGTGCCCCAAAGGGTGTCCTTGCTTCTAGGGGTCCCCAAAGGGGATCTTTGCTGCTGGTTGTCCCCAAAGGGGGTCTTTGCTTCTAGGGGTTCCCAAAGGGGATCTTTGCTACTGGTGCCTCCAAAGGGGGTCCTTGCTTCTAGGGGTCCCCAAAGGGATCTTTGCTGCTGGTGTCCTCAAAGGGGGTCTTTGCTTCTAGGGGTCCCCAAAGGGGATCTTTGCTGCTGGTGTCCCCAAAGGGGGTCCTTGCTTCTAGGGGTCCCCAAATGGGTCCTTGATGCTGGTGTCCCCAAAGGGGGTCCTTGCTTCTaggggtccccaaaggggtcCTTGATGCCGGTGTCCCAAATGGTGTCCTTGCTTCTGGGGGTACCCAAAGGAGTCTTTGCTTCTAGGGTGTCCCCTGCCAGCATGTCCCCAAAAGGATGTCCCTGCAGACACCATGTCCCCAAAgggatgtccctgctgctggggtGTCCCGAAAGGGGGGTCCCCTCCGCCAGTGCCCTCAGTACCGATGCCCACGTGGATGCCCCAtgtgccagccctgcctgcgTGTCCCCACAGCCGAGCACCCGTGTCCCCAAGACCCAGggctccccagccccttcccaccgCCCCCAAGCTCATGCGTGTGAACGCCCCTGCCCAGGAGCTGATCAGGCCCCAATTAGAGGGGCTCACCATGAGCCGGGGAGGAATGCAAATGAGGTTAACGGTTAATTAGGGATTGAAAAATTCATTATTCCTCTAGAGCAGCTGATTGCGATGCAGCCCCGTGTCCCCATTAGGGCCATTTGACCGCTTGCTAATGACACAGCGGCGAAGGGCTCGTGGGTCCCCCCCAACCCAACCAGCGCCCCCAAGAATCATTCCTGGAGAGAATGGGGCCCAGTCTCAGCGGTTGCATGTCCAGCCGCGagctggagctgggagcagtggggctcATCCGTGCTACGAGCTGTGTCCGTTTGCAGCCAGGGTTCATCCACACAGTGAACTGGGGCTGTTCTTGGTCAGGGCTCATCCATGCAATAAGTTGTGGCTGTTCTGAGCCAAGACTCATCCATGCAGTGAACTGGGACTGTTCTCAGCCAGGATCAGTCAAGCAATGAGGTGTAGCTGTTCCCAACCAAGATCACCCATGCAATGAGCTGGGGCTGTTCTTGGTCAGGGCTCATCTGTGTGATGAGCTGAGGCTGTTCCCAGCCAGGATCACCCATGCAATGATTTGGGGCTGTTCTTGATTGGGGCACGTCCTTGCAATGAATTGGGGCTGTTCTCAGCAGTGAGTTCTGTCTGTCCTCAGCCCCCTAGGAACGTGTGGCTGGTGAGCCAAGCAGCTTGGGGCAGTGGTGGGGaaaccccccccccaccccccaccccccccccccgctccccagCGCTCCCCTGCCACCTTGCTCAAGCCAGCCTTTTAATTTGGTAACGATAATGAACAACCAGCCAAAAAGGCAAGCAGATGAGTCAATAGACACAGACCAGTGTTTCCTGCACTTTACTGACCTGTTCATAATTACCTGCCTATTGCCAAAATACACTCCTGGAAAGAAGTATAAACTTATTAACAGTGATGGTGGCTAATTAAGGCCCACGGTCTAATTATCCCGAGATGTGGCTGCGGGCAGGAAAGCGTGGTGCCtgatgaaagaggagaaaaggtgcTGGATGCAATATTTAGGAGGAtgtggggatgctggggaggcAGCGCCCTGCTGCCACACCCCAGTAACCAGCAGCATCCTCAGGGGCTGCATCCCACATCCAGCTGCCCTGCCAGCCGCACAAAGGGGACCCAGGCGGGCTAATACGGTGTGGGGAATATCGTCACGCCTCCGcctttgtctgcttttcaaagTCAATATCCCGGCCCCAGATGGGTTAATACATAATGCAGACAAGCAAGTAATTGCTTGCCTTTGTAGGGCCGTCAGCGTTGGGTCCCCCGTCCTCTGATCCCCCATTAACAGCCATGCAAACAAGCCTTCCACCCAATTAAGCCCAGCTTTGATAGAGACTTTCCCAATGATGTGCTGGTCCCAAACTAGCGATTCGCACATGAGCCACTACCTGTTAAACCCGAACTCAGCTTCCTTCAGGGACGAGCAGCCCTCGCCTCTCGCCGTGACCCAGCTGCCAAGCTCTGCCCGGCTTCCCCTGGCCCTGAAGGGAGGCTTGGCTGATAAATGATCTCAACAAACTCTATATTAAAGAGGTGGAAATGGGATGTTAATATACCCCGAGTCGCTTGTCTCAAGAACACATGGGCTCCGGCTTCCCAAAGACGGTGGTAATGAGGCGGGCTGGGATGCCCCGCGAGGAGACCTCAACCCGCCGGCCTCCCGCATC
The Cuculus canorus isolate bCucCan1 chromosome 23, bCucCan1.pri, whole genome shotgun sequence DNA segment above includes these coding regions:
- the MSANTD2 gene encoding myb/SANT-like DNA-binding domain-containing protein 2 isoform X3; this translates as MAASCGSSQLPAAEPPLKIPKMEVLSPGSPGALSDGNRSLSDPSTPSGASPLGAGPAAGGAGLGGGGAAGRGGASPSVSFSPGGAAAAAAAAACRGMSWTPAETNALIAVWGNERLVEARYQQLEGAGTVFGSKAPGPAMYERVSRALAELGYERTPSQCRERIKTLRRCYSRVKEHGVGKRKSSYTFEQLEQVFGQGGWDSQPCQPVLINSSGLYQELESDGSTMEEYSQEDWGNHSQDLHCYQTGEQELDEMPTTRRTLKIKQESSEDAQL
- the MSANTD2 gene encoding myb/SANT-like DNA-binding domain-containing protein 2 isoform X4, translating into MAASCGSSQLPAAEPPLKIPKMEVLSPGSPGALSDGNRSLSDPSTPSGASPLGAGPAAGGAGLGGGGAAGRGGASPSVSFSPGGAAAAAAAAACRGMSWTPAETNALIAVWGNERLVEARYQQLEGAGTVFGSKAPGPAMYERVSRALAELGYERTPSQCRERIKLHKRQS
- the MSANTD2 gene encoding myb/SANT-like DNA-binding domain-containing protein 2 isoform X2, with the protein product MAASCGSSQLPAAEPPLKIPKMEVLSPGSPGALSDGNRSLSDPSTPSGASPLGAGPAAGGAGLGGGGAAGRGGASPSVSFSPGGAAAAAAAAACRGMSWTPAETNALIAVWGNERLVEARYQQLEGAGTVFGSKAPGPAMYERVSRALAELGYERTPSQCRERIKTLRRCYSRVKEHGVGKRKSSYTFEQLEQVFGQGGWDSQPCQPVLINSSGLYQELESDGSTMEEYSQEDWGNHSQDLHCYQTGEQELDEMPTTRRTLKIKQESSEDAHTGRTWSCWSKCREDHGDDPRAGAPPV